From the Exiguobacterium aurantiacum genome, one window contains:
- a CDS encoding glycerol-3-phosphate responsive antiterminator encodes MIEGQTILPALRDMRDIETFVKGPFNVGVLLEVHVARLDGVFQLLAAHDKQVFVHLDLIQGLKADEYATEYICQTYRPYGIISTKGSVILKAKQKQVKTVQRLFLIDSSSLEKSYRLINRTQPDYIEVLPGLVPKYIRSVKAATNIPVFAGGLISSSDEVEAALEAGAMVVTTSDQRLWTIK; translated from the coding sequence ATGATAGAAGGTCAAACCATTTTACCCGCGCTCCGAGACATGCGAGACATCGAGACGTTTGTGAAAGGACCGTTCAACGTCGGTGTGCTGCTCGAAGTGCACGTCGCCCGGCTCGATGGCGTATTCCAGTTGTTAGCGGCCCATGACAAGCAAGTGTTCGTCCATCTCGATTTGATTCAAGGACTAAAAGCAGATGAATATGCGACCGAGTATATTTGTCAGACGTATCGCCCGTATGGGATCATCTCGACAAAAGGCAGTGTCATCTTAAAGGCGAAACAAAAACAAGTCAAAACGGTACAACGTCTGTTTTTGATCGATTCGAGCTCGCTCGAGAAGAGTTATCGCCTCATCAACCGCACCCAGCCGGATTACATCGAGGTGTTGCCTGGCCTTGTCCCGAAATATATCCGGTCCGTGAAGGCAGCGACGAATATCCCGGTCTTCGCTGGTGGGCTGATCTCATCGTCTGACGAAGTCGAGGCCGCCCTCGAGGCCGGGGCGATGGTCGTGACGACGTCAGACCAACGTCTGTGGACGATCAAATAG